CAGATATGCCGGCGGCGGACAGCCGCGTAGATAGCTGCACGCAGCGCGCACGCGCTGCCGCCAGCCCTGCCCCATCGCCCGAGGCGCCGGCAGGCACTCCCGTCAAGGCACTGTATAATTATGACGACACATGGATTTATCTAAGCCCGGCTCAGGGCCCGTCTTATGCCGATGCCCAAAGGCATATCCGAATCAGCCAGCGGACATTTGCTGTGGAGGAAATACCGCGTTAGGCATTCGGCTTCTGCAGCGTGGTGGATGGGTATCTGTACGGCAAAGATGCCCGGCCAAAGAGGATGGCACACGGGCACATGTGCGCGCTGTGCGCGTCCGGCTTCCGGACGGCGCACCCGAGTATCTGCCTACGCTGTAAAAACGTGCACGGGCAAGCGGGCAGCGCACGCCAGCATGCAGATAATGCCGCGGTTGGATGCACGCCTTGGCAAAGGCGGCGTATCTGCCCGCACATACAGGGGGTGCACATGCAACCGTATGTTGCAGAGCGCCGCTATTTCCCCGCCCCTGTGCCTGCGTGGTGGCATCGTACATCCCCACGAAAGGAATAAAAAGCATATGGCATATTTTACATACAACGGCAAGAAGTGTTTCTACAGCGAGCAGGGCGCGGGCACGCCGCTGCTGCTTCTGCACGGCAACACCGCTTCCTCCAACATGTTCTACCACGCCGCGCCGCGCTACGCGGACGCCTACAAGGTGGTGCTGATGGATTTTCTCGGCCATGGCCAGTCAGCGCGTCTCGACGCGTTCCCCACGGACCTGTGGTACGACGAGGCGCAGCAGGTCATCTCCTTTTTGACACAGAAGGGGTATGCGCGCGCCCATCTCATCGGCAGCAGCGGGGGCGCGCTTGTGGCCATGAACGTGGCGCTGGAGCGGCCCGATCTGGTTGGCAAGGTGATTGCCGACAGCTTTGAGGGCGCAGCCGCGCTCGAGGCATTCACCCAGAATATCATACGCGACCGGGACGCCTCCAAGCGCGATGCGGACGCGCGCTTCTTTTACGAGGCGATGCACGGGCCGGATTGGGAGCAGGTGGTGGACAATGACACACAAGCCATCTACCGGCACAGCCGGACGAACGGCCGGTTTTTCCACAAACCGCTGGCGTCGCTCGCGTGCGACATTCTGCTGACGGGCAGCCGGCAGGACCCCTTCATCGCGCAGCTGGAGCCAGATTATTTCTCGCGCGTCTACGGCGACATGCTGGCTCAGATCGGCCACGGGCGCATGCATCTGTTTGCGCAGGGCGATCATCCCGCCCTGTTGAGCAACATGGACGCCTTTGTCTCGCTGAGCCGTTCCTTTCTCAGCGAGACATAAAAAAGCGCCCCGCCTGATCAAGGCGGGGCGCCTTCCTCTGTTTACGCAATGGGTCCGTACATCAGTTCCGAAATGATATCGAAAATCCGATCGTGACACTTGCCGCAGCCGGTCGAGCAGCCCGTCTGCTTCTGCACATCCAGAAACGCCGCCTCCACATCCTGCATGGTGCCCACGCTGTGCAGCACGCGCTCGATGTCCGCAAGGGACACCTGCTTGCAGTTGCAGATCATTTTATTTTCATACGCCACTTTTCCCATCCACCTTTCCGCGGGGCCTTCGTTCGCATCGAATATAGCACAAGGCCAGGCGCAGCGTCAAGCGCGCTTTACAATAAGGGGCCTGTCCGATACACTGTAGATAGATACAGCTCTTTTATCCCTTTTTGCACATTTGGAGGGACGTGCATGGACGGATTTTACATGCAAAACACGCTCGGCGTGCTGCTCTACACGGGCTGCGCGCTGCTGGGTGTGGCATGCGGCCTTGCGGCGCAGCGGCGCTGCCTGCGCGCGCTCATGCCGCAGCAGACCCGGGCGCGCCGTTGGCCGCTGCACATGCTGCTTGCGTTTTGCCTGGCGTTGACAGCGCTGGTTCTCTATACCAGCATGCGCGCGCTTGTGCAGGGTGCGGCGGCGCGAGAGACGCGCCCCTTTCTTCATCTGTGCGCAAGCTGGGCGCTCTGCCTGCTGCTCTACGCGCTGGCGCGCCTTGCAGCACGCCATCACCCCCGCCTGCAGGCGCGTGCCTCCGTCCACCCGCTGGTGGCGCAGGCGCTGGAAAAGCTGCGCCAGCGCGACGTCACCGGCGCGCGCATCTACGCCGACGGCATCGGCTTTCTGCACGCCCCTTTTGTCAATCCGCCATTGGGCAAGGGGCGCGAGACGGTCCTGTACGCGCACAGCGCACAGGGCGACGTTGCGCAGCAGGTCGAGGCGCTGCGCGCACGCAGCCATGTGACACTGTACTGCAGCGATCACCTGCTGCTGGAGGATTTTTCACTTCCCCCCATCACGATGCAGGACGCCCAGTGCCTGGGCACACTGCTTGTAGCCATGCTGGGCCGCGGCTTTGGCGGTGCAAATAAGAGCACCCGCTTCGTCTGGCGCGATACTTACTACAGCGATCCAAACGCTGTGCGCGCGCCCATGGGCCGCAGCGCAGCAGACGCGGTCCGGGGCAGGCGCGCACAGACAGTGGCCGAGTATTACTACATCAACCACCGCGGGCGCATGCGCGCCCTGGATGCGCCAGAGCGCCTTTCGTGAGCGTCTTTAACCTCCAGCGCAGCTTTTTCGTTTCACTGCATCATGCCGCAAAAGCGCGCTGCGCACGCCGCGCGCTTTTATGTGCCCGCCGCGCGCCACGTGGCATATGCTGTAGGGAGGAAATATTTGTGAATTATTTTTGTTTACATTATTGTTCCGCGCCTTGCGGCGTGCTATAGTAAGAGTGAAACAACGCATAATCCGCCCACCGTATGCACAGTCTATTTGGTAGAGCAAAAAAGCGGCAACCGCATCTTGGTAAAGGAGAGGGAGCATGAAAAAGGCATTTCGTTCCATCCTGTTGGTGGCGCTGTGCGCCGTGCTGGCGCTGATGCTGGCGGCCTGCGGCAGCAAAACCCTTAAAGATGGCACCTATTACGCAGAGAACGCGCGCTACGACGATTCCGGCTGGAAGGCGAATTTAACCATTGAGGTCAGGGACGGCAAGATCATATCTGCGGACTGGAACGCGGTCAATCAAAAGGGCGGCGATGACAAAAAGACCCAGTCCAAGCAGGGTGCCTACAGCATGGTGCAGTACGGTGGCGCGCAGTGGGAATGGCATGAACAGGCCGCGCGCATGGAGGAGGAGCTGCTGCGCGTGCAGAATCCCGGCGATATCAAGGTTGCAAGCGACGGCAAAACCGATACCGTCAGCGGTGTGACCATCGCGGTTGACGAATTTGTGGACCTGGCCAGAAACGTGTACCGGCAGGCGGGCAAATAACGGGAATATACTGCATAAAAAAGCTGAAGCAATGCGGCCAAACGAACGGCCGCATTGCTTTTTTGTGGGCTTTGCCCCCCATATCCGCCACGCCCGCCGCTGCAGCGCCCGCACAGCGGCCTCCCTGCCACGACACGCGGCAGTGTCCCGCGCGTACCGCGCGCCAGATTGCGCCGCATGCATCGCGCCCACCCGCATGCCCGCCGCAAGACTTCCCGCGGCACCAGACGAGACCATCCTGCCGCGATCTTTTGAGGCATGTCCATGTACCCGGCGCAAAACGGATATGTGTTGCCGGCGGCGCCAAACGTCGCGCCTGCCAGGCAATACCGCGCCGCTATATGAATCCCGATGAACGCTTACGCCTTGCGGTACATTTCCGGCACGACGCGGGCGGCCACGCACTCCGTCCACCTGCATGTACAGCACAGCCGGTGCGTCACAGGCCGCTTGGGCGCATCTGCCGCCCATTTTTTCCCCTTCATCGTTTCGCGTTGGCCGATACGGCAGGCACAAAATCCGCGCTCGGGTCAATAAACGCAAGGCCGCTGCTGGCGCTGTACGTGCCGTCCGCCATCAGATAGAGGCACTCCACGCCCGGCAGCGATTCAACGTAGGCGAGCCCCGCCTCCCTGCCCATCAAAAAGCAGGTCGTGGAAAGCGCGTCCCCCTGCATGGACGTCTGGGAAAGAATGCTCACCGACAGCACGCCCTTGTCGGACGGATACCCCGTTGCAGGGTCCAAAATGTGGTGGTACAGCTTGCCGTCCTGTTCAAAGGCGCGCTCGTACACACCTGCGGTCACCACAGAGGCATCGCGTACCTCCACCCGCCCCGCAATGCTGTTCTGCGCACCGAAGGGCTGCTGGATGCCCACCCGCCAGGCCGCGCCGTCGGGCCGGCTGCCCAGCGTCATCACATTGCCGCCCAGGTTGATGATGGCAGACTGCACGCCCCGCGTTCGCAGCAGTTCCGCCGCCGCATCCGCGATGGCGCCCTTTGCAATGCCGCCAATGTCCACCCCCGCGCCCGCGGGCAGCGTCACCGTATTGCCCGCGATCTGGAGCAGGTTGTAGTTGACAAGCCCCAACGCCTGGTCAATGGCCGACGCATCGGGCACATGCGGATCATCCGAGCGGAACGCCCACAGCGTGCTGAGCGGCGCGATGGTCACGTCAAACAGCCCGTTGGATGCCTGCGCATAGCGCTGCGCCTCCCGCAGTACTTGCGCCGTCTCAGGCGCCACCTCCACGCTCTGTCCCTGGGCGTGGTTGATGCGGTAGATGTCACTCGCCTCGTCATTCAGGCTCCAGAGCGCGTCGTATCGCTCGCACAGCGCGATCACATCCTGCAGGATGGATGCGTCGTTTGTATCGTAGAGCGTGATGGTGCATACCGTGTCAAACAAAAACACCGTCTCCTGCAGCGGTTGCTTCTCTGTGGCGCAGCCCGCCATGCCCAGCGCACTCGCCGCCAGCAGCGCAAGCGCCGTAAGCGCCGCAAACATTCTTTTTCGCATGTGTCTTCTCCTTATGGTTCTGCCGCGCATCCGGTTGACAGCCCGCGCCCGCGCGTGTCATAATGCTGCTATGCGCTCCAGTAGCTCAGGGGATAGAGCAGCGGTTTCCTAAACCGTTGGTCGGGGGTTCAATTCCCTCCTGGAGCACCAGCAGCGTGACGCTGCACCCAATATCGCAACTTGCTTTTGTGAGGGGCGATATTTTTTTGCCCGAAACGAAGTATTCACATCGTCAAACCCTGCCAGCAGGCAGTGCCGCTCCCAAAGTCACACTTCCTTTTGTGGTATGCGGTTTTTTGTTGCCCAAAACAAGGCAGCCACATCGTCAAGCCTTGCCGGCAGACAGTGTCTGCACCCAGTATCGCATCTTCAATTGCGAGGTCGTGATTTCTTGTTGCCCGAAACGCGCCATCCATTTCGTCAAACCCTGCCCGTCGTCGCGGCGGTGTATCGCTTATGGCAGCTTTTCTTCGCACAGAAGTTCCTGCGCGCACCATCGTGCGCATCAAAGGCCACGCTCGGCGCGCCCGTGCCCTTGCAGGTGCGCGGCGTTCTGCTGTCGCTGACAGCCTACTGCCCATGCCCGCCTGCGGCGCATAAAAGAAGACAACCGGTCCATACCGTCAGACCTTGCCGGCGGGCAGTATCCGCTCCCAGCGCCACATCTTCCTCTGTAGAGTAGGCAAACGGAGTATTGGCATTGCCCCGCCTAGCAGGGGCACGCCTGCGCTCCCCATCACATCTTCCTGTTAGCAGATGCAATGCCCCAGCGCACACAGAGCGCGGTGCGCCGCGCGCTCCTCATGTGTGTTTTTCCCGTCCCTTATCATAGCACGCGCGCAGGCGGCCTGTCCCTGCACGCGACAGGAAAAGACGCAAAAAGCGCCGCGCCTGCGCTGGACAATGATCCGCGCAAGGCGATGTGGCGCTTTTTTGTCACGTTTTTTTGACGAACTTTTCCCTGCATTTGGGGCAGGTGATCTGGATCTTTCCCTTGCCGCGCGGCACCCGCAGCCGGTGCCTGCACTTGGGGCACCTGTAGTAGCGGTGCGTCTTGTCCCGCGCGCGGTTGCGCACACCTGTGTACCACGTGGTAAGCGGCCGGAAAAACTGCAAAAACCGCATGTTTTCCATGGAACGCTTGTAGGTATTGCGCGAGAGGATGCGAAACCAGCACCATACCACCAGCGGCAGCACGGCCAGCGACAGGATGGGCAGGCGGGCAATATCCCCCACCAGGCTGATGACCAGAAACAGCACCAGCAGCGTCCAGGAAAGCGCGTCCACGCCATAGCGGCCCGCCATAAATTTACGAAGCCAGTTCATGTTAACGCTCCTTATTTTATCTATTGTACATAGATAATATAGCGGGCAGCAACCGGTGTCAACCGCCGGCGCGTAAAATAGCCGCCCCGGGGCGACACCCTGGGACGGCTTGCAGGCGCACGGAAAAACTATTTAACCGGATAGCCGTTCTGCTCGGCCACCTCGCACAGCGCGTCAAAGGAGCGCATGCCCGCGATGGTGCCGATCTGGCTGATCACGCCGTAGGAGGCCGCCGTGGCCACCGCGCCGCAGGATGCAAGCGACAGGCCGCGCTTGTAGGCCGCGATAAACGTGGCGCAGAACGCGTCGCCCGCGCCGGTAGTGTCCACCGGCGTGCCTTTGAAGAAGGTGGGCATCCACACATCCTCTTTGTAGTTTGTCAGGTACACGCCCTTGGCGCCAAGCTTGACGCCGAACACCTTCAGCCCGTAGGGCCGGAAGAATTCCTTCATCGCCACGGGGTCCGTTAACCCGCAGATTTTGTTGACCTCGTAATCGCTGGGGATAAAAATATCGCACTCGTGCAGCACCTGCTCGACCTTGCCCATCCAGATGCCGTCCAGATCCTTGGTGGCGTCCATGCTGGTGGTCTTGCCCATGGCATGCGCGCGCTTAAACAGGTTGTAAGTGCCCGCGCCGTCCATACCCGTCAAGCGCATGACGCTTGCGATGTGCACGTGATCCGCCCAGGCGATCGCCTCGTCTGTGACATCGCTTTCGCGCATGTGGTCGTTGGAGCCGGGGCAGTAACCAAAGTAGCGGTCCCCTGCCGCGTCAATCAACACCAGGCTGGTGGTGGATCCCACGCCCTCGGGGGCGAAGAGCACGTAGCGGGTATCCACGCCCGCCTCCTGCAGAAACTGCAAATTGCGCTCGCCCGAGGCGTCCCTGCCCAGGCAGGTGACGATGCGCGATTCCTCGCCCAAAATGGCCAGGTCGCGCGAGGCGTTCATCGCATCGCCGCCGGCGAGAAACTGCACGTTCTCCAGCTGGATGGTACCCTCAAAAACTTTGGGGCTGATGGGCTTGACGACGATATCGGTCAGAGCGGTGCCTACGGTTAAAAAGCGCACGGGTTTTGTCCTCCTTACACATTGACATGATCCTAAAAACGCGTTATCTCGGTAAATTGTACCCTTTTGAGGCGGCATAATCAAGTACTTCCTGTAAGGGGCGCACGCCCGCGGTGGCGCCCACCTGGCCGATGATCATCGCCGCCTGTGCCGCGCCCAGCGCCGCGCAGTCGGCCAGGCTGTAGCCGCGCAAATACCCCGCGATAAAGCCCGCCACGCACGCATCCCCTGCGCCGGTTGTGTCCACCGGCGTGCCGGTAAACAGGGTGGGCATGTGCACGTCCTTTTCATAGTCGGTCACAAGCAGGCCGTCCGCGCCCATCTTGATGCCGAACACCTTCAGGCCGTAGGACTGGAAAAACGCCTTCATCCGCTGGAAATCCTTGATCCCGCCGCAGATCTGCTCCGCCTCGTAATGGCTGGGGATAAAGATATCACAGTAGGGCAGCGCCAGGGCGATCTTGTCAAGCCAGGGCGTGCCGTCCGTGTTCTGGGTGACGTCCATGGAGGTGGAAAGGCCCAGCTTTTTGGCGCGTTTGAAAAGCGATGCGATGCCCGCGCCGTCCAGCTTGGTCATGACGTTGGCGCTGGCAAAGTGTAGATGCCGCGCCTGCGAGAGCACGCCCTCGGGCACGTGCTCAGGCCCAAGCGCCGCGTTGCAGCCCGAATAGTAGGCAAAGTGCCGCTCCCCGTCCTGCTCGATGAGCACCACGGAAATGCTGGTGTTGACATCCTTGAGGCGGGCCACATGCTCGGTGTGCACGCCCATCTTCTGCACGTGCGCCACGATCTCGTCGCCGAAGCGATCCTCGCCCACGCCCACGATCAGGCTGGTGTCAAAGCCCAAGCTGGCCAGGTTGATCGACGCGTTGAGCGCGTCGCCCCCCGTGGCGGTCTTTTTTTCCTGCAGCAGGCCCAAATCCTTTGTCATGATATCGTGGTCCACCGCGCGCAGCAGGATATCGTAGCACGCAAGCCCCAAACAAATGACGTCCATGTATCTTTCGCCCCCCTTACACACCGATGGTGTAGCCGCGCGATGCGGCCAGTTCCTTGGCCATGGCGAACGTGCCCGCGCCGCGGTTGGCGCCCACGCACGCGATGACGCTCGCCGCCTGCGCCGCGCCCAGCGCCGCGCAGGCTTCCAGGCCATAGCCCTTGACAAAGCCCGTGACAAAGCCCGCGCAGAATGCGTCCCCGCCGCCAGTGGTATCCACCGGCGCGCCCGCGCAGAAGCTGGGCATCATGATATCCTGGGTAAAGTCGGTAACAAACGCGCCCTCGGCGCCCATCTTCAACCCGAAGATTTTCACGCCCAAGTCCTGAAAAACCGCTTTCAGCTTCTGCGGGTCGGTCTCGCCCCCGCAGTACTGCGCCGCCTCATAGTGGCTGGGCAAAAAGATATCGCAGTGGGGCAGCGCCTCTCTGATATTCTCCAGCCAGCGCCCCGTCCGGTCGTGCGTGACGTCCATGGAGGTGGTCACGCCCAGCGCGTGCGCCCGCCGCAGCAGGTCCGCCAGCGGCGCGCCGTCCAGTTTGGGCAGCATGTTGACGCTCACCACATGCAAGTGCCTGGCCTCTGCAAGCGTCGCGTCGTCCAGCATCTCGGGGCACAGGTTCTGGTTGGCCCCGCCGTTAAAGCTGAGGATGTGCCGCTCGCCCGAGGGCTCCACCAGCAAAAACGGCGAATTGGTCTGCCACGCCTGGCTGCGCTGCACGCACGCGGTGTCCACGCCGGCGCGCGTCAGCTCGAGCATCACCTGGTCGCCAAAGGAATCGTAGCCGATGCAACACATGATGCCCACCTTAAGACCCAGGCGCGCCATGTTCACCGAGCCGTTGAGCGCGTCGCCGCCGCTTGCGGTGACCACGCTCTCCAGCGCGATGGCGTCCTTTTCCATCACATCGGGGTCCACCGGGCGCAGCAGCACGTCGCAGGAGCCGTGGCCGACGCACAGTACGTCATAGCGTTTTTCCATGGTATCTCTCTCCTTTTCTATTTGCCACAGCGCAGGGGGCGACCGCTTTGCGCTGCAAATGCCAATACGTCCGCAAAGGGGCGCGCCCACGCCGTGGCGCCCATCTGTTCAATGCACAGCGCGGCGCAGGCGGAGCCCGCCACCGCGCAGTCTGCAAGCGGCATGCCCGCAAGGTATCCCGCCAGAAAGCCCGAAAAGAACGCGTCCCCCGCGCCAGTGGTATCCACCGGCGGATCGGGTTTGTGATAGAGCGAGGGACAGAAGACGTCCTCTTGAAAGTCCGTCACATACACGCCCCGCGCCCCCAGCTTGACGCCGAACACCCGCATGCCGAACGGGCGGAAGTATTCCCTGAGCGCCAGCGGGTCGGAAAGCCCCGTCAGGTGCTCCACCTCATAATGGCTGGGGATAAAGATGTCGCATGCGTGCAGGGCCGCGCCCAGGTTCTCCATCGTCAGGTGCGCCATATCGGTGTTGACATCCATGGAGGTGATGCAGCCGTGCGCACGCGCGCGCGCAAAGAGCGCCGCCAGGTCCTCCCCCAGCATGTTGTGCAGCTCGTTGGTGTTGGTCACGTGCATGCACCGCGCCGCCGCAAGCGCGGCATCGGGAATGCACGCCGCGCGCATCAGATCCATTTGGCGGGAAAAATTGATGCCGTGCCGCTCCCCGTGCTCGTCGATACACAGCACGTCCACACTGGTGGGGTAGGCGTCCGACTGCATCACCCAGCGGGTGTCCACGCCCGCCTCCCGCAGGCGCGCCAGCAGAAAACCCGCCGCGCTGTCTTTGCCCATGTTGACGATGATGCCGGTTTTCAGCCCCATGCGCGCCATGTCGATGGCGCCATTGTTGGCGTCCCCGCCCCCCATCTGCGCCATGTCCTGCACGTAGCAGCAGTCGCCCGTCATGTGGTCTGTGGGCACGGTGCGCATCAGAATATCCAACAGGATTGCGCCCACGCACAGTACGTCCAATCGTTTTGCCATCGCTTGCCCTCCTTACAGCCGCACGGGATAGCCGCAGGCCGCGGCATGTTCCGCCACCGCTTGAAGCGGCCGCGCCCACGTGGTGGCGCCCGCCTGCTCGATGCACAGCGCCGCGCAGCTGGCCCCCAGCACGCTGCAGTCGCGCAGAGACATGCCCCGCAGGTAGCCCGCCAGCACGCCCGCAAAATACGCGTCGCCCGCGCCCGTGGTATCCACCGGCGCGCCCGCCCCCCTGTAAAACGAGGGCAGGAACAGGTCCTCTTGATAGTCCGTCATGAACACGCCCTTTTCCCCCAGCTTGACGCCGAAGAGGGCAAGGCCGTATGGGCGGAAGAATTCCTTCATCGCAAGCGGGTCCTCAAGGCCGCAGAGCGCCTCCGCCTCGTAGTTGCTGGGGATGAACACATCACAGTTGTGCAGCGCGCCCGCGATATATTCCATCCGCATGCAGTCCGCCTTGGCCACCAGGTCCATGCTGGTGGTGCACCCCTGCGCCTTGGCCCGCGCAAATAGATCCGCAATCCCCGCCCCATGCATTTTTACAGGGCGGTTGATACTTGTTGCGTGCATATGCCTGCAGGCGCGCAGCGCCTCGTCGGAGACATCCGCGCTGGCCAGCGCCGCGCCCTGCTTGCAGAAACCCACCCCGTGCCGATCCCCCGTGGGGTCCACGCACAATACCACCGTATCGGTGGGCATATCGTCCCGCTGGATCAT
Above is a window of Maliibacterium massiliense DNA encoding:
- a CDS encoding carbohydrate kinase family protein, with amino-acid sequence MAKRLDVLCVGAILLDILMRTVPTDHMTGDCCYVQDMAQMGGGDANNGAIDMARMGLKTGIIVNMGKDSAAGFLLARLREAGVDTRWVMQSDAYPTSVDVLCIDEHGERHGINFSRQMDLMRAACIPDAALAAARCMHVTNTNELHNMLGEDLAALFARARAHGCITSMDVNTDMAHLTMENLGAALHACDIFIPSHYEVEHLTGLSDPLALREYFRPFGMRVFGVKLGARGVYVTDFQEDVFCPSLYHKPDPPVDTTGAGDAFFSGFLAGYLAGMPLADCAVAGSACAALCIEQMGATAWARPFADVLAFAAQSGRPLRCGK
- a CDS encoding carbohydrate kinase family protein, with the translated sequence MRFLTVGTALTDIVVKPISPKVFEGTIQLENVQFLAGGDAMNASRDLAILGEESRIVTCLGRDASGERNLQFLQEAGVDTRYVLFAPEGVGSTTSLVLIDAAGDRYFGYCPGSNDHMRESDVTDEAIAWADHVHIASVMRLTGMDGAGTYNLFKRAHAMGKTTSMDATKDLDGIWMGKVEQVLHECDIFIPSDYEVNKICGLTDPVAMKEFFRPYGLKVFGVKLGAKGVYLTNYKEDVWMPTFFKGTPVDTTGAGDAFCATFIAAYKRGLSLASCGAVATAASYGVISQIGTIAGMRSFDALCEVAEQNGYPVK
- a CDS encoding FMN-binding protein, producing the protein MKKAFRSILLVALCAVLALMLAACGSKTLKDGTYYAENARYDDSGWKANLTIEVRDGKIISADWNAVNQKGGDDKKTQSKQGAYSMVQYGGAQWEWHEQAARMEEELLRVQNPGDIKVASDGKTDTVSGVTIAVDEFVDLARNVYRQAGK
- a CDS encoding carbohydrate kinase family protein; translation: MERELDVLCVGVISLDMIMRPVSMDVMQIDCAYVDEMRLSGGGDAHNGAVDLSRMGLKSALLARLGTDANARFLLDHLQAAGVETRYMIQRDDMPTDTVVLCVDPTGDRHGVGFCKQGAALASADVSDEALRACRHMHATSINRPVKMHGAGIADLFARAKAQGCTTSMDLVAKADCMRMEYIAGALHNCDVFIPSNYEAEALCGLEDPLAMKEFFRPYGLALFGVKLGEKGVFMTDYQEDLFLPSFYRGAGAPVDTTGAGDAYFAGVLAGYLRGMSLRDCSVLGASCAALCIEQAGATTWARPLQAVAEHAAACGYPVRL
- a CDS encoding FAD:protein FMN transferase, which translates into the protein MRKRMFAALTALALLAASALGMAGCATEKQPLQETVFLFDTVCTITLYDTNDASILQDVIALCERYDALWSLNDEASDIYRINHAQGQSVEVAPETAQVLREAQRYAQASNGLFDVTIAPLSTLWAFRSDDPHVPDASAIDQALGLVNYNLLQIAGNTVTLPAGAGVDIGGIAKGAIADAAAELLRTRGVQSAIINLGGNVMTLGSRPDGAAWRVGIQQPFGAQNSIAGRVEVRDASVVTAGVYERAFEQDGKLYHHILDPATGYPSDKGVLSVSILSQTSMQGDALSTTCFLMGREAGLAYVESLPGVECLYLMADGTYSASSGLAFIDPSADFVPAVSANAKR
- a CDS encoding carbohydrate kinase family protein; translation: MEKRYDVLCVGHGSCDVLLRPVDPDVMEKDAIALESVVTASGGDALNGSVNMARLGLKVGIMCCIGYDSFGDQVMLELTRAGVDTACVQRSQAWQTNSPFLLVEPSGERHILSFNGGANQNLCPEMLDDATLAEARHLHVVSVNMLPKLDGAPLADLLRRAHALGVTTSMDVTHDRTGRWLENIREALPHCDIFLPSHYEAAQYCGGETDPQKLKAVFQDLGVKIFGLKMGAEGAFVTDFTQDIMMPSFCAGAPVDTTGGGDAFCAGFVTGFVKGYGLEACAALGAAQAASVIACVGANRGAGTFAMAKELAASRGYTIGV
- a CDS encoding alpha/beta hydrolase, with product MAYFTYNGKKCFYSEQGAGTPLLLLHGNTASSNMFYHAAPRYADAYKVVLMDFLGHGQSARLDAFPTDLWYDEAQQVISFLTQKGYARAHLIGSSGGALVAMNVALERPDLVGKVIADSFEGAAALEAFTQNIIRDRDASKRDADARFFYEAMHGPDWEQVVDNDTQAIYRHSRTNGRFFHKPLASLACDILLTGSRQDPFIAQLEPDYFSRVYGDMLAQIGHGRMHLFAQGDHPALLSNMDAFVSLSRSFLSET
- a CDS encoding (2Fe-2S)-binding protein, which encodes MAYENKMICNCKQVSLADIERVLHSVGTMQDVEAAFLDVQKQTGCSTGCGKCHDRIFDIISELMYGPIA
- a CDS encoding carbohydrate kinase family protein produces the protein MDVICLGLACYDILLRAVDHDIMTKDLGLLQEKKTATGGDALNASINLASLGFDTSLIVGVGEDRFGDEIVAHVQKMGVHTEHVARLKDVNTSISVVLIEQDGERHFAYYSGCNAALGPEHVPEGVLSQARHLHFASANVMTKLDGAGIASLFKRAKKLGLSTSMDVTQNTDGTPWLDKIALALPYCDIFIPSHYEAEQICGGIKDFQRMKAFFQSYGLKVFGIKMGADGLLVTDYEKDVHMPTLFTGTPVDTTGAGDACVAGFIAGYLRGYSLADCAALGAAQAAMIIGQVGATAGVRPLQEVLDYAASKGYNLPR